CTCGACTCGCTGGCGAGCGACCCCGCGGCCGACGGCGAGGACCCGCTCGTCCTCGACGTCGGCTGCGGCGACGGCGCCCGCACCCTCGCGAACCTCCCGCCGGGCAGCGTCGGGCTGGACGTCTCCCGGCGCGGCCTCGACCTCGCCCGCGAGACCGTCTCCGACGCGCGACTGGTCCACGGCGAGATGTCGGCGCTCCCGTTCGCGGCCGACCGCTTCGACGGGCTGACTGCGTACCACGCGGTGTTTCACGTCGAGCGCGAGCGCCACCCCGCGGTGTACGCCGAGTTCGCCCGCGTCCTCCGTCCCGGCGGCCGGCTCCTCACGACGCTCCCGGGCGGCCGCTTCGAGACGGTCCGCCGGGGCTGGATGGGCGGCCGGATGTTCTTCTCCGCGCCGGGTCGCGAGCGCACGCTCGACCAGCTCCGCGAGGCGGGGTTCACCGACGTCGAGACGCGGACCGCGACCGACCCGCTGGGGAGCAGCACCGAGTTCGCCTTCGCGAGGCTGGACCCGGAAGCGGCGACCGGCGGGGACCCGGACGACTCGCGCGCGGCCGATCCGGACCGGACCGACCCGTGACCGCCCCCGACGAGGTCCCGCACGACGTTCGCGCGAGCCTCGAACAGCTGCTCGCGGCGGCCGCGGACGCGGCGGCCGAGGGCGACGCGGCGACCGCGCGCGCCGCCCTCGACACGGCCGAGACGGTGGCGACGAACAAGCTCCCGCCCGGCGAGCGGCGCGACCGGGTCCGGTGGGGCTGCGCGGCCGCGCTCGACGCGCTCCCGAACGGCGACCTCGCGGCCGCGTACGCGACGGCGACCGCGGACGCCGTCGACGAGTAACGGCCTCCGGCGGCGCCGAACCCGGGAGCGCGAGATTTTTTCACGCGAGGCGTGCTGCGGGCGACCATGGAACGCCGAGACGCCCGCTTTATCCTCGTGAGCACGCTGCTCGCGGTCACGCTGTTGAACTCGCTCGACGCCCCGACCGCGGAGTGGTTTCGGACGGCGTCGTTCGCGCTGGCGTACGGGGTGCTGCTCTACGTCGGCTACGTGGCCGCGCGCCCCGTCCTCGCGTGGCTCCCCGCCCGGTAGCGGCCGACTTCGGACCCCTCACTTTAGTCGACCGAGCGCGTCGCTTCACGCATGCGCGTCGCCTCCCTGCTGCCCTCCGCCACGGAAACGCTGTTCGCGCTCGGCGTCGAGCCGGTCGGCGTGTCGCACAGCTGTGACCACCCGCCGGCCGCCCGCGAGTTACCGACGCTGACGAGCACGGTCGTCGACCACGCCGACCGCTCGGCCGCCGACATCGACGAGCAGATGCGCGAGGTCGACGGCGCCGTCTACGACCTCGACGAGGCGCGGCTCGCGGCCCTCGAACCCGACCTCCTCGTCACGCAGGCCACCTGCGACGTCTGCGCGGTCGACGCGAGCGAGGTCCGCGCGGCCGCCGCGCGCCTCGACCCCGCGCCCGACGTGCTCGCCTGCGACCCTCACTCCTTCGCGGACGCCCTCGACGACGCGGTGCGGATAGGCGAGGCGGTCGGGGAGGAAGCGGCCGCGAGCGCGCTCCGCGCCGACCTCCGCGAGCGCGTCGACGCCGTCCGCGAGCGCGCGGCGGCCGCTGTCGCGGACGAGGGTCGCCCCCGGACCGCCGTCCTCGACTGGACCGACCCGCCGATCCGGGCGGGACATTGGGTGCGCGACATGGTCGAACTCGCGGGCGGCGACCCGTCGTTCCAGCCGGACGGTCCCTCCGAGCCGGTGGCGTGGGACGACGTGCGGGCGCACGACCCCGAGGCGCTGGTCGTCGCGCCCTGCGGGTTCGACCGCGACCGCGCCGTCGACGCGGTCGACGACCTCTCCGCTCGTCCGGGGTTCGACGACCTCTCCGCCGTCGCGGCCGACCGCGCCTACGCGGTCGACGGCAACGGGCTGTTCAACCGGCCGAGCCACCGGCTCGTCGACTCGCTGGAGGCGCTGTTCGCGTGTCTCCACCCCGACCACGCCGCGACGACGCCGCGCGACCACGACCGGGTCGTGCGGGTCGACCGTGCGCCGTCGCCGTCGGTGCGCGCCGACGGCGGGTAACCCGTCGCGTCGCCGGCGAGCGAGTCGCCGCACGGTCGACGCGTCAGGTGTCCGCTCGCTCGCGAAGCCCCGACAGCGTTGCCGCCTCGCGGAGGTCGTCGACCGTACAGTACCACGCGCCGCGCACGCCGTTCAGGTCGTTCTCGACCGGCCGCTCCAGCGGCACGAGGTCGTCGAACTCGAAGACTACGACGACCCGCTCCTCGGAGAACGGGTCGATGAGCGCCTGCCAGTCGTCCTCCTCCATCGGGCCGGAGTCGCCCCGCGTCTGTTCGGTCCGGTCGACGACCCGGGCGTAGTGGGTCACCGCGGACACCGGCGCGGTCCGGTAGAAGGCCATGTACTCGAACGCCGCGCGGGTGCGGTCGTACGAGCGCGGCGCGGGGTAGAAGCCGGCGCGGCAGCGCTCGAACGTTTCTGGTTGGGTCGCGACGACGCAGACGCGGGCGTCCCCGGGCGCGTCGTCCGCCGGGGCGTCCGCGGCGAAGCGGTCGAGGTCCACGTTCCGGTTCACCGCCGAGCGCGGATATATCCGCCGTCGGTGCGTACTGAAAGACGATGGCACGGAGCGCGACGAGCGCGCGCGGCGGTCCCCGCGAGCGCGACGAGACGGACGCGGCGCGCGGCGACGAGTCCGCCGACGGCGAGACCGGGTCGCCGGCGCTCGCGATAGAGGGCCTGACGAAGCGATTCGGTGACGGCGACGACGCGGTGGTCGCCGTCGACGACGTGAGCCTCTCGGTCGAGCGCGGGTCGGTCGTCGGCCTGCTCGGGCCGAACGGCGCGGGCAAGACGACGCTGATCAAGTGCGCGCTGGGGATCGTGGTCCCGGACGCGGGGTCGGTGCGGGTGTTTGGCAGCGACGTGCGCGACGGCCGGCGGGCGGCGTACGCCGACGTGGACGCGATGCTGGAGGGCGCCCGCAACGACTACTGGCGGCTCACGGTTCGGGAGAACCTCCGCTACTTCGCGACGATCAGCGGCGTCGACCCCGACTCCGTGGCGGCGCGCCACGACCGGCTGCTCGACCGCCTCGACCTCGCGGACAAGGCGGACACGCCGGTCCGAGAGCTCTCCCGGGGGATGAAACAGAAGGTGTCGCTGGCGAGCGTGCTGGCGGGCGGCGCCGAACTCGTCTTCTTGGACGAGCCGACGCTCGGGCTCGACGTCGAGAGCGCGCGGACGCTCCGGGCGGAGCTGCGCCGGCTCGCGGCCGAAGAGGGGCTCACCATCGTCGTCAGCAGCCACGACATGACGACGATCGAGGCGGTCTGCGACCGCGTCGTCATGTTATCGAACGGGCGGATCGCCGCGGACGACACGGTCGGGGCGCTGCTCGGCGCGACCGGCAGCGACGTCGTCCGGGTGGCTAGCCCGGACCTCGATCCGGAGACGGTCGAGGGGCTCCGCGAGCGGTTCGAGGTCGTCGACGTCGACCGCGACGCGCGCCCGCCCGCGGTGACGGTCGCGGCGGGCGGCGACCGGCTGTACGACCTGACCGACGCGCTCCGCGCGGTCGGGGTCACGGTCTCGGACATCCGCACGGTCCAGCCCGACCTCGAAGACGTGTTCCTCGAACGCACCGGGAGCGCGCCCGGCGCCGCCGGTCCCGAGTCCGGGGGTGAGTCCCCGTGAGCGCGGACGCGTCGGCCGGGGATCCCGCGGCGCTCGACGACGAGCCGCGGCCGGCCACCTACTACCACCTGGCGCGGGCGGTGCTGTACCGCGAGTTCCTGATCTTCGTGCGCTATCCGGCAAACGCGATCGGGGGGATCGTGGTGTCTCTGTTCTTCTTCGCCGCGCTGTTCCTCGGCGGCCAGCTGCTCGCCGGGCAGGCGCTGACGGACTCGATAGAGGGGATCGTCGTCGGCTACTTCCTCTGGACGCTGTCCGTGGGCGCGTACTCGTCGGTGTCGAACGACATCGGCAGCGAGGTGCAGTGGGGGACCCTCGAACGCCACATCACAACCCCGTTCGGCTTCGCGCCCGTCGCGCTGTTGAAGGGGGTCGCGAAGGTGGTGCGGACGTTCCTCACGAGCGCGGTGATCCTCGCGGTCATGCTCCTCGCGACCGGAACCCGCCTGAGCCTCGCGCCCGTAACGGTAGTCGCCGTCGCGGGGCTGTCGATCACGTCGGTCCTCGGGCTCGGCTTCGCCGCCGGCGGGGTGACGGTGCTGTACAAGCGGATCGGCAACTGGCTCAACCTCCTCCAGTTCGGCTTCGTCGCGCTGATCTCGGCGCCCGTCTTCGATCTCCCGTGGACGCGCGTCCTCCCCTTGGCGCACGGCAGCGCCATGCTCCAGCGCGCGATGGTCGACGGGACCCGGCTGTGGCAGTTCCCGGTAGCCGACCTGGCGCTGCTCGTCGCGGTCGCGGTCGGCTACCTGCTCGGCGGCTACCTCGTGTTCCAGGTGGCGACGCGGCGGGCGCGGCGGCTCGGCGTGCTCGGGGATTACTGACCTCAGCGGCCCTCTTCGGGTTCCGCCGCGAGCGCCTCGTCGCGGAGTTCGCGGCAGCGCTCGCCCGTGACCTCCAGCTCCGGGACGGGCGTCGGGTTTCCGTCGGCGTCGACGGCGACGAACACGAAGTACGACTCCGTCGTGAGTTCGCGCTCGCCCGTGCGCGGGGACTCGCGGTACGCGCGGATCCGCGTCCGGAGGCTCGTCCGCCCGACCGCGTACACGTACGACTCGATGACGCAGGTGTCCCCCTGCGGCACCGGCCGCTTGAAGTCGAGCCCGTTGATCTTGGCCGTGACGCAGGTCTCGCCGGCGGCGCGCATGGCCGACATCGCGCCGATCTCGTCCATCCACTTGACGACGTTCCCCCCGTGGGCCGACTCGTAGTTGTTCGTGTGGGTGGGCTGGACGCGCTGGCGGTTCTCGATGTACGTCTCGCTGACGCTGGACATACTCGGGGGTGGCGCGGCCGCGGGAAAAACACCCGTCCTCGGTCCGGCGGGCTCCCCGCACTCGGCGGGCCGGTCGCCCCCGACGCGCCGCGAGCGCCTCCCCGCCGGCCGCCGCCGACCCCGCGTCAAATTATCGACGCCTGTAATTTGGGCTTTAATCATAAATAGGAGATCCGGCTCCTCACAGACGAACTATCCATGTTGAACGCGATCACCGCGCGGTACGGCCGGCGGGTCGGGGCGGCCGTGGTCTTGACCCTCGGCGTGACGCTCGGGTTCATCGCCCTCTTCGCGGGGCACGTCGCGACGGTCGGGACTCCGGCGGCCGCGACGGCGGCGCTGACCGCGGTCGGCGTCGTCGTCACGCTGAATCTCGGGCTGCTGGGTATCGTGCTGATCGGGAACGTCGCGGTCGAGCTCCGACGGTTGACGCAGACGGCCGAGGCGGTCGGCCGCGGCGAGTTCGACGCGAGCGCCGCCTCCGACCGCGGCGACGAGATCGGGCGGCTGTTCGACGCTTTCGACGAGACGCGGCGGTCGCTCCGCGACGCGGTCGCGGAGTCCGAGCGGGCGCAGTCCGAGGCCGAGTCGGCCCGCGAGGAGGCGGAGGCGATGTCTGACACCCTCCTAGAGCGCGCCGAGGACATCGGCGGCGCCATGGAGGACGCCGCCGAGGGCGACCTCACGCGCCGGCTCGACG
The sequence above is a segment of the Halorubrum sp. 2020YC2 genome. Coding sequences within it:
- a CDS encoding ABC transporter permease, with the protein product MSADASAGDPAALDDEPRPATYYHLARAVLYREFLIFVRYPANAIGGIVVSLFFFAALFLGGQLLAGQALTDSIEGIVVGYFLWTLSVGAYSSVSNDIGSEVQWGTLERHITTPFGFAPVALLKGVAKVVRTFLTSAVILAVMLLATGTRLSLAPVTVVAVAGLSITSVLGLGFAAGGVTVLYKRIGNWLNLLQFGFVALISAPVFDLPWTRVLPLAHGSAMLQRAMVDGTRLWQFPVADLALLVAVAVGYLLGGYLVFQVATRRARRLGVLGDY
- a CDS encoding ABC transporter substrate-binding protein, which encodes MRVASLLPSATETLFALGVEPVGVSHSCDHPPAARELPTLTSTVVDHADRSAADIDEQMREVDGAVYDLDEARLAALEPDLLVTQATCDVCAVDASEVRAAAARLDPAPDVLACDPHSFADALDDAVRIGEAVGEEAAASALRADLRERVDAVRERAAAAVADEGRPRTAVLDWTDPPIRAGHWVRDMVELAGGDPSFQPDGPSEPVAWDDVRAHDPEALVVAPCGFDRDRAVDAVDDLSARPGFDDLSAVAADRAYAVDGNGLFNRPSHRLVDSLEALFACLHPDHAATTPRDHDRVVRVDRAPSPSVRADGG
- a CDS encoding class I SAM-dependent methyltransferase → MDRNEVRRAWDEVAETYAARRDPDGSDAALVDDLLDSLASDPAADGEDPLVLDVGCGDGARTLANLPPGSVGLDVSRRGLDLARETVSDARLVHGEMSALPFAADRFDGLTAYHAVFHVERERHPAVYAEFARVLRPGGRLLTTLPGGRFETVRRGWMGGRMFFSAPGRERTLDQLREAGFTDVETRTATDPLGSSTEFAFARLDPEAATGGDPDDSRAADPDRTDP
- a CDS encoding acyl-CoA thioesterase, which encodes MSSVSETYIENRQRVQPTHTNNYESAHGGNVVKWMDEIGAMSAMRAAGETCVTAKINGLDFKRPVPQGDTCVIESYVYAVGRTSLRTRIRAYRESPRTGERELTTESYFVFVAVDADGNPTPVPELEVTGERCRELRDEALAAEPEEGR
- a CDS encoding ABC transporter ATP-binding protein; the protein is MARSATSARGGPRERDETDAARGDESADGETGSPALAIEGLTKRFGDGDDAVVAVDDVSLSVERGSVVGLLGPNGAGKTTLIKCALGIVVPDAGSVRVFGSDVRDGRRAAYADVDAMLEGARNDYWRLTVRENLRYFATISGVDPDSVAARHDRLLDRLDLADKADTPVRELSRGMKQKVSLASVLAGGAELVFLDEPTLGLDVESARTLRAELRRLAAEEGLTIVVSSHDMTTIEAVCDRVVMLSNGRIAADDTVGALLGATGSDVVRVASPDLDPETVEGLRERFEVVDVDRDARPPAVTVAAGGDRLYDLTDALRAVGVTVSDIRTVQPDLEDVFLERTGSAPGAAGPESGGESP